CCGTTGGGGATTGACGCGGTCAAGTCGACGGACTGATCGATGGTCAGCGTCCAGGCGCCCAGCGGCGTCCGGTGGTGCCCCACTCGGACGAGCATGCGGTCACCGCCCACAGCGACGAGTCGATCGGCGTTGTCCAGGAAGGCATATACGCCCCCGAGGAGGCTGCCCTTCGGAAGTGCGAGGTTCGCGACCGAGGCCGCTGCACCGCTGCCGAGCATCGAGGTGTCGATCAGGTGCACGATCGGTGTCTGGTCGAGGATTGCGGTGCACAGAGCGAGCACCATCCCATCGGAACTTTCCAACAGGGTTGGGCAGGCGGCAGCCAACGGCAGTGAGTCCACCGTGAGTGGTCCGCTGGGACCGGCGAGATGCGTTGCGTCGGAGGAGCCGGCATCGCCATGCATCGTGGATGTACCGACGGGCCCGAGGAATGGGTTGGCAGGGGCGAGGGGACCCCAAGTGGTCTGCGCCGAAGCGACACCGCCACCGACGGTGGCTATCAGGACGAAGGTGAGTGCGAAAAGGAACAGAGCCTGCTGGGACTGCCGGTTCACGATTGCTCCCTCGATGCGATGCGATGCGATGCGATGCGGTCAGAACGGTGCCAGCAAGGCCGGCACCACGAACTGTTCGATCATGGCGCGCTCGTCGGCCTCGTCGGCGCCGGGGACGGTGAGCAGCGAAACGATCACCCGAACCAGCCACCGGGCGCGCCGTGAAAGCTCTTGCTGGTCAATGGTTCCGGCGTCGGCGAGCAATTCTGCGCCCAGCACCTCTATAACCTCCGAGGTGTTGGCGATTTCGGAGGCGATGGCTGCATCGCCGAGTCCGAACCAGGCGGCCAGGATCGGTGTCGCGCGTACCTCTCTCAACGCGCCGAGGATTCCCTCGACGACGCGTCGTCGAGGGTCCTCGAGGACCGCGACCTGCTTCCCGAGCCGCTCACCCAACCGTCGAGCTTCACGGTGTACGAACGCCAGGTGCAGTGCCCGACGGTTCTCGAAGTACCGGTACAGCGTTGCCCGCGAACATCCTGCAGCCTTGGCGATCTCGGCCATGCCGGTGCTCGCCACGCCGCGCACCACGAAAAGCTCCGCGGCAGCGTCGAGGATTCGCTCTGCCGCGATCTCGGTGCGCTCATCACGTAGCCAGGATGAGGTCGCTGCATCGGGTCCTGCCATCAGTGGACCGCGAACGGCACGTGGGTGGGCCGCCGCACATAGTTGCCGGGTGCGTACTCCACGGCGTCGATGTCGACGGTGAAGTCCGGATATCTCAGCAGTAGTTCCTCGAGCGCGACGCGGGCCTGCATTCTTGCGGCGGCTGCGCCGAGGCAGTGGTGAGCTCCGTGGCTGAAGGTCAAAATTTGACGTGGGGCACGCAGCACGTCGAACTCCTCCGCATCGGGGCCGTAGGCACGCGAGTCGCGATTTGCGGACCCATAGACCAGTAGTACCTTACGTCCCGCTGGAATAGTGACGCCCTCGATGGTGACGTCGCGCGTGGTGGTGCGGGCCAGTCCTTGCACCGGTGAGGTCAGGCGGAGCAGTTCCTCGATGGCGTCAGGAATGCGAGACGGGTCCTCGAGCAGTAACGCCCGTTGGTCGAGTCGCTGGGTCAGCAATTGGACAGCGCCACCGAGCATCCCGGTCGTGGTGTCGTTGCCGCCGGTAACCATGGTGAAGGCGAACCCGAGGATGGACATCAGCCCGGAGATGTCTCCGTCCGCGCCGACTCCGGCTGCGACCAGATGCGAGATGGTGTCCTCGCCGGTGTTACCCCCGGCCGCTTCGGCGCGACGGCGATTGATCAGGTCGGCGAAGTACCCCATCAGATCTCCCACAGCGGAGGCCTCATGGAGGGTTTTTCCGGTGGCGGTAGCCGTGACGATCGAGTCGGTCCAGCCATCGAATTTGCCACGGTCTTCGGCCGGGACGCCCAGGTAGTGTGCGACGACCATGCTCGGTAGCGGTTTGAACAGTGCCGTGACGATATCTCCGCTGCCGGCCGCGCGGAGTTCCTCCAGGCGCTCGATGACGAACTCGCGGACCTGAGGTTCGACGGAACTGACCTGCCGTGGAGTGAACCCGCGGGCGACGAGGCGCCGAAAGTCGGTGTGCTGCGGCGGGTCCTGCATCACCATCGGCGGGTTGTCGCGCAATCCGATTCGGTCCAGCTCACCGTACTGGGTGGTCAGGCCATCCGCGGAGGAGAAAGTCTCGTGATCGCGGGCGGCGGCGTACACATCGGCATGTCGGGTCAGCACCCAGTAATCGTTGTCGGGTGATTCTGCCGGCACGACCCGGTGGACGGGGTCATGCTCGCGCAGAGCGGCGTACATGTCGAAAGGGTTTCGCCAGGCCTCGCCGGTGGGGGGCACGTACGAGGCCTTCGAAGACATTGTGGTCGTCATGTATCGATAGTGAGACAAAGAGTCATATATGTCAATAGCGACAAACCCGCCGGTGGTCGCGTAGACCGACTACGCGACCACCGGCGGGGGAGTGGAATCAACCTACGGTCAGGGCCAATTCGTCATCGGCTACGTCGACCGACACCGAGCCGCCCTCGGCAAGAACGTCGTCGAGCAGCAGGTCGGCGATACGGTCATCCAGCGAGCGTTGGATCGACCGACGCAACGGACGCGCACCGAACTCGGGTTGATGCCCGTTCGAGGCGAGCCAGTCGACGGCCGCGTCGCTGAACTTGATCTCGATACCCCTGGCCGACAGACGCTCTCGGCTCTCCTGCAGCATCAGATCGGTGATGGTATGCAGCTGCTCGGTGTCGAGCTTGCGGAAGACGACGATTTCGTCGATCCGGTTGAGGAACTCGGGGCGCATTGCTTCCCGTAGCCGCCCCATCACCCGATCTCGAATCGGCTTCTCGTCCTGAGCGCCGGTGGTGAAGCCCAGTCCGCCCGACTTGCTCGAGATGAATTCCGACCCCAAGTTGCTGGTCATGATCACCACAGTGTTGCGGAAGTTGACCGTGCGACCCTGGCCATCGGTCAGACGGCCGTCGTCGAGCACCTGTAGCAACGTGTCGAACACGTCCGGGTGTGCCTTCTCGATCTCGTCGAGAAGAATTACCGAATACGGATTGCGCCGGACCTGCTCGGTGAGCTGCCCAGCCTCGCCGTAGCCGACGTATCCGGGAGGAGCCCCGACGAGTCGGCTCACGGTGTGGCGTTCGCCGAACTCACTCATGTCCAGACGCACCATCTTCTTCTCGTCACCGAACAATGATGCGGCCAATGCCTTTGCCAGCTCGGTCTTTCCGACCCCGGTCGGACCGAGGAACAGAAAGCTGCCGACGGGCCGGTTCGGGTCGCTCATGCCGGTCCGGCTGCGGCGCACCGCACGTGAGATCGACTTGACGGCCTCGTCCTGTCCGACGACGCGCTCGTGCAATTCCGATTCGAGCAACCGCAGCCGTTCCTTCTCCGCCTGCGTCATCTGGCTCGCGGGGATACCCGTCGAACGGGAAACCACGAAGGCGATGTCGGTCGCCGTCACCTCGGGTACGTCCTCGTCGGACTTGGTGCCGTTCAGGCGTCCCTGCAGTTTCACGGCTTCGTCGCGGATCTGCGACGCCAGTTCGTAGTCCTCGTCGGATATCGCCTTACCCTTGTCGACTTCCAAAGCGGCAAGCTGCTTTTCGATCGCTTCCTTGTCGATGCTCGGGGTGCTCAACTGCATGCGCGCACCTGCCTGGTCGATCAGATCGATCGCCTTGTCCGGCAGGAACCGGTCGCCGATGTAGCGATCGGACAATTCGACGGCAGCAGTGATCGCGTCGTCGGTGTAGCGGACGCCGTGGTGTTCTTCGTAGCGGGTCCGTAGGCCGGTCAGGATCGCAACAGCGTCCTCGACGCTCGGTTCGGGAACCGTGACGGGTTGGAATCGGCGTTCGAGAGCCGGATCCTTCTCGATGTGGGTGCGGTATTCATCGAGTGTGGTTGCCCCGACGATGTGTAGCTCACCGCGAGCGAGCTTGGGCTTGAGGATGTTTCCGGCATCCATGGCGCCTTCGGCGCCACCGCCTGCCCCGGCGATCGTGTGGACCTCGTCGATGAAGACGATGAGTTCGTCTTTGTGCGCGACGATTTCGTCTATCACCTTGGTGAGCCGTTCCTCGAAGTCACCGCGGTACCGAGTGCCCGCCACCATGGACGACAGGTCGAGTTGCACGATTCGCTTGCCGCTCAGGCGATCGGGGACGTCACCGTCGACGATGCGTTGTGCAAGCCCTTCGACGACGGCTGTCTTACCGACGCCTGCTTCGCCGACGAGAACAGGATTGTTCTTGGTGCGACGCGAGAGGATCTCGATGGTTTGTTGAATCTCGTCGGAGCGTCCGATGACCGGGTCGATCCCGCCGTCGCGAGCGCGTTGGGTCAGGTCGACGCCGTACTTGTCGAGGGTCGGGGTGTCGGAGTTCGATTCGGAAGCCACCGAGCCACCCTTGAGCGCAGTTTGCAGCCCTTCGGGTGTGATGCCCTCCGAGGCGAGTAGTCGTCCGGCGATCTGCTCGAGGTCGGCTGCGAAGGACACGAAGAGATGCTCGGGGTCGATGTACGTCGAGCCCAGTGTCAGGGCAATGTGATGGGCCTCGAGGATGGCGGTCTTGAGGGTGCTGCTCAATCCGGTGGCGTTGGCGGGTGTTTGAGCGCGCGACTGCGGTAGGCGGAGTTCGACGGCGTCGACGACGGCGTCGGGCTGGGAACCTGCGCGCTGCATCAGGTTCCGGATGGGGTCGTTCTGCGCCATGACGTGCAGAACGTGGAGCGCATCCAACTCAGCGTCGCCGCGACCTGCTGCGAACGTGGCTGCGTCGCCGATGAGGGACTGGGTGGACCTGCTCATCAGACGGCTGATATCGATGCGACGAGGACCTTCTGGTCCAAAGTAAGCCGGCATTGAGTTCCTCCTACAAAGGGTGAGCGTCTTCGACTCAACTAACATGCGTAGGAGTGATTCAATTCCCGAAGGCATTTTTCGCCCGCCCGACCCCGCCTGACCGCTTGCTAAGGTCGACTGGTGTCCAGCCCTCAGCGCAAGGTCCTCAGGCGCATCGTCGTGGCCGTCGTCGCGCTCTGTGCAGCGTTCTTGGCCTTCGACGGGCTGACGAACGGCAACTGGTATGCAGTCGCGTTCGCCGTTTTCGCAGCGGTCATGCTGCTCGACTGGCTCCGGCCGACCTCGGAAGCGGTCGAGCCCGTCGACCCGTCGATGGTGCCCGCGGATGATGTCCTCGCTGCCATCAGCGCGACGGACAGTCGGATCCCGGCCATCAAACTACTCCGCAAGCACCATCCCGGTCTCGGCCTGAAGGACGCGAAAGACCTGGTCGACGATCGACTCGGCCGATGATCGAGCTGCGCTACTTTTCGCGTTTCTTCGTTCCCGGCAGAATCCCGGCGACGATCATCGCTTTGACGTAGGGCCGCACTCGAGAGATCAGCTCCTCGGCATCAGGAACGTTGCGCCAGATGGCCGAGGCCATGGCGTCGGTGCGGGCTTCGATGTGAGCATCGAGTGCAACCCCGTCGTCGGTGAGAGCTTCGTTCTTGTCTGATCGCGTGACCAGACCCCGGGACGCGAGGCGGTCGGCGGCAGCGGACCAATCGTCGTCCGACCATTGCCGGGTGAGCTGAGTGATGCGCTTGCCGAGCACTTTGCGAGCATTCGGGTCAGGGTGGACGGCTTCATGGAAGACCATGGCTTCAGCCGGATCCAGCTCGGCGTCGATGAGCGCTGCGAGATGCCCGTCGCCCCGCCACTCGCGGATGACGGCGATGGCGTGCCAGAGCTCGAGATGCGGCACATCCGGGGCGACCGCCGAGTGCCATGCTGCCGAGAGAGTGCGTCCGGCGAAAACTGCGGTGTCGCCGACATCGTGTAGTCGTTTCGCCAGCTCGACGAGTTCGGCATCGGTGGCCAGCGAACCGAGGGCATCGCCGAGAACTGAGTCGAGCATCGACCACCGTCGATCCGACACCGTCTCCAAACCCGCTGCAACCGCGAGCGGCCACACCCGTTCGATCAGCGCGGGATTGAAGTTGTAGAAGGCCGCCGCAACGACGCTTGCCGTGGTCTCACCCAGCGGTGCCGCCCGCGCGCCGACGTACCAGGCGTGGCCGTCGAGGCCGGTGTCCTCACCGGCCGACTTCAGCTGTGGATTGAAATACGAGGTGAGGTGGTACGGCTCGAACGTCGTGTAGGCGGCGCGGGCGATCGTCGACAGCGAGGTATCGGTGTGGCTGCTCATGGTTTTCGAACCTACCTGTCCGGGAGCGAGTGCGGCACAAATCAAAGGCGCTCGATATCGCTTGGGACCCAGGTCTTGTCGAACCAGGGCTCAAGCGGACCGTACAAACGAAGGATGGCGTACCAGCTCTTGCCGGGCACCGTCTCGATCCAGTTGCCCCAGCGCTCACTCGGTTGCTGGGAACCGAAGGTCAGATCGATCGAGCCGTCGCTGTTGTACGTGAGCTCATCCTTGTTCTTCTCACTGCTCCGGCTCGGAAACGGCTGGCCGGTCTGCAGCTCCGAGCGGGTCTGGGGGTCGTAGACGATCAGCGACCAGAAATCTTTGGCTGGAATGCCCGCCGGAAGGGTGAGCCGGTAGGTGTTGCTCCCGCTCAGGTACTCACCCGATGCATCGTGCTCGGAGATCGCGTATTGAGAACCGACACCGACCATCTCCAGCGCCATCGCCGGCGTATTCAGCGTCGCCTGGTAGAAGAAGAGCGTCCGTGCGTCGAAGTTGCGTCCCCCTCTGCCATCGCCGTCGAGCCACCGATAGTCGCCGCCCACGAAGCCCGTCTTCCACTTCCTATCCGCGTAGTAGTACGCGCGAGGATCCCTCGTCTTGAAGCAGATTGCGCGAGCGGTGGCATTGCCGACCGCAGCGCCGTCGCGAAGTATGCCGCGCATCCGCTCGTCGGGATCGAATGGCAGGTCCTTGTGGATGCCGATCGATGCGAGCAGGCCCCTGGTCTCGGGATCGATCATCTCGATCGGTTCGCGCGTGATCACGGCTGCGAGCTCTTCGTAGAAATCTTTGTCGTTGGCGTGGATCGTGTTGAATGTCTTGCCGGAGATCGAGGTGAACTCCATCTTCGGCTGATCGTCGGCAGTCGACAACGGGTAGATCTTGACCCCGTCCTCGAACATCGCTTTCGCGGCGTCGGTCTTGCCGTCGACCAGAAATCCGCGCAGCGCAAGCAAGTTGACGCCGCTCGGGGACTCGGCCACGAAGTAGCCGTCCGGAATTTCACCGGCGTATCCGGTAGGAACCAGCAGGTAGTTGCCGCCGGCCCCGCGGTCGGGACCGGGCGCACCCATATCCGTCACGAACCGGAACCAGGTGTCGTTGACGGTGCCGGGCCCGCAACCCGGCGGAATCTCGACGACGGTCGGGCCGTCGCGATCGAGATCGAGCATCGCCAACGCGTAGACGGTGTCGGTGTTGCCCGTCAAAAACAGCGGGCTGGAATCCAACAACTGGTCTGCGAGCGCGACTCTGTGGGCCGCAACGCAACCCACTTCGTTCAAACCCCGGCGGAGACCCTCCATCGAGGCCGCCGGAATGCACTGCAAGAACACCTCCACCGCACGGGAAAAGTCGAGATGATCGAACACTTTTGCCGCAGTCTCGTCACTGGGGAAGCCGTCGGCGAACTCGAGAGTCCCGAGCCGCGTCTCGACGCTGTCGGGCGTCATGATCTGGTCAGGGACGGGAGTGTTGTAACCGGCAGGAACTTCCGCGGAGGAATTCATGTTTCGAGGGTAGGCGTGTCGGT
This region of Rhodococcus sp. PAMC28707 genomic DNA includes:
- a CDS encoding TetR/AcrR family transcriptional regulator is translated as MAGPDAATSSWLRDERTEIAAERILDAAAELFVVRGVASTGMAEIAKAAGCSRATLYRYFENRRALHLAFVHREARRLGERLGKQVAVLEDPRRRVVEGILGALREVRATPILAAWFGLGDAAIASEIANTSEVIEVLGAELLADAGTIDQQELSRRARWLVRVIVSLLTVPGADEADERAMIEQFVVPALLAPF
- a CDS encoding cytochrome P450, giving the protein MTTTMSSKASYVPPTGEAWRNPFDMYAALREHDPVHRVVPAESPDNDYWVLTRHADVYAAARDHETFSSADGLTTQYGELDRIGLRDNPPMVMQDPPQHTDFRRLVARGFTPRQVSSVEPQVREFVIERLEELRAAGSGDIVTALFKPLPSMVVAHYLGVPAEDRGKFDGWTDSIVTATATGKTLHEASAVGDLMGYFADLINRRRAEAAGGNTGEDTISHLVAAGVGADGDISGLMSILGFAFTMVTGGNDTTTGMLGGAVQLLTQRLDQRALLLEDPSRIPDAIEELLRLTSPVQGLARTTTRDVTIEGVTIPAGRKVLLVYGSANRDSRAYGPDAEEFDVLRAPRQILTFSHGAHHCLGAAAARMQARVALEELLLRYPDFTVDIDAVEYAPGNYVRRPTHVPFAVH
- a CDS encoding ATP-dependent Clp protease ATP-binding subunit codes for the protein MPAYFGPEGPRRIDISRLMSRSTQSLIGDAATFAAGRGDAELDALHVLHVMAQNDPIRNLMQRAGSQPDAVVDAVELRLPQSRAQTPANATGLSSTLKTAILEAHHIALTLGSTYIDPEHLFVSFAADLEQIAGRLLASEGITPEGLQTALKGGSVASESNSDTPTLDKYGVDLTQRARDGGIDPVIGRSDEIQQTIEILSRRTKNNPVLVGEAGVGKTAVVEGLAQRIVDGDVPDRLSGKRIVQLDLSSMVAGTRYRGDFEERLTKVIDEIVAHKDELIVFIDEVHTIAGAGGGAEGAMDAGNILKPKLARGELHIVGATTLDEYRTHIEKDPALERRFQPVTVPEPSVEDAVAILTGLRTRYEEHHGVRYTDDAITAAVELSDRYIGDRFLPDKAIDLIDQAGARMQLSTPSIDKEAIEKQLAALEVDKGKAISDEDYELASQIRDEAVKLQGRLNGTKSDEDVPEVTATDIAFVVSRSTGIPASQMTQAEKERLRLLESELHERVVGQDEAVKSISRAVRRSRTGMSDPNRPVGSFLFLGPTGVGKTELAKALAASLFGDEKKMVRLDMSEFGERHTVSRLVGAPPGYVGYGEAGQLTEQVRRNPYSVILLDEIEKAHPDVFDTLLQVLDDGRLTDGQGRTVNFRNTVVIMTSNLGSEFISSKSGGLGFTTGAQDEKPIRDRVMGRLREAMRPEFLNRIDEIVVFRKLDTEQLHTITDLMLQESRERLSARGIEIKFSDAAVDWLASNGHQPEFGARPLRRSIQRSLDDRIADLLLDDVLAEGGSVSVDVADDELALTVG
- a CDS encoding ribosomal protein L7/L12, with the protein product MSSPQRKVLRRIVVAVVALCAAFLAFDGLTNGNWYAVAFAVFAAVMLLDWLRPTSEAVEPVDPSMVPADDVLAAISATDSRIPAIKLLRKHHPGLGLKDAKDLVDDRLGR
- a CDS encoding DUF1254 domain-containing protein encodes the protein MNSSAEVPAGYNTPVPDQIMTPDSVETRLGTLEFADGFPSDETAAKVFDHLDFSRAVEVFLQCIPAASMEGLRRGLNEVGCVAAHRVALADQLLDSSPLFLTGNTDTVYALAMLDLDRDGPTVVEIPPGCGPGTVNDTWFRFVTDMGAPGPDRGAGGNYLLVPTGYAGEIPDGYFVAESPSGVNLLALRGFLVDGKTDAAKAMFEDGVKIYPLSTADDQPKMEFTSISGKTFNTIHANDKDFYEELAAVITREPIEMIDPETRGLLASIGIHKDLPFDPDERMRGILRDGAAVGNATARAICFKTRDPRAYYYADRKWKTGFVGGDYRWLDGDGRGGRNFDARTLFFYQATLNTPAMALEMVGVGSQYAISEHDASGEYLSGSNTYRLTLPAGIPAKDFWSLIVYDPQTRSELQTGQPFPSRSSEKNKDELTYNSDGSIDLTFGSQQPSERWGNWIETVPGKSWYAILRLYGPLEPWFDKTWVPSDIERL